The Acetomicrobium flavidum genome window below encodes:
- a CDS encoding GHMP family kinase ATP-binding protein, translated as MLIRSRVPLRISFGGGGTDVSPYCERRGGVVMNATIDRYATVSLSPLVDKTIEIESIDYDAALKYDVDQFLAYDGHLDLIKGVVNFMRKAYNVSHGFRLRIHNDAPPGSGLGSSSAVCVAVVGAFRHWLNLPMTPYEVAEMAYQIERHELGIKGGRQDQYAAAFGGFNFIEFNGTKTIVNPLRLRNDVVCELNHRLILAYVGGSHDSSKILSSQIKDMASGNEETLKSLDRAKELAIAMKAALLTDNLDDFGLLLDEAWESKKRFTAGITTPKIDAIYEKAKSAGALGGKVSGAGGGGFMFFFAKPDKRYAITKALQDEGVKTVNYSFTDMGLYSWEVR; from the coding sequence ATGTTGATAAGATCAAGGGTTCCTTTGAGGATAAGCTTTGGCGGCGGAGGGACTGACGTCTCCCCGTACTGCGAGAGACGCGGAGGCGTTGTCATGAATGCCACTATCGATCGATACGCTACCGTGAGCCTGTCTCCGCTCGTCGATAAGACCATAGAGATAGAAAGCATAGATTACGATGCGGCCCTGAAATACGACGTGGATCAATTTTTGGCTTACGACGGACATCTCGACTTGATAAAGGGCGTAGTTAACTTCATGAGAAAAGCTTACAACGTCAGCCATGGTTTTAGGTTAAGGATACATAACGATGCTCCTCCCGGTTCAGGTTTGGGATCATCTTCTGCTGTTTGCGTCGCAGTCGTCGGGGCATTTAGACATTGGCTCAACCTTCCCATGACGCCCTACGAGGTAGCTGAGATGGCTTACCAAATCGAAAGACATGAACTGGGCATTAAAGGCGGCAGGCAGGACCAATACGCTGCTGCCTTCGGCGGCTTTAACTTCATAGAGTTCAACGGCACGAAGACGATAGTCAACCCCTTGAGGCTGCGAAATGACGTGGTCTGCGAGCTCAATCATAGGCTGATCCTGGCCTACGTGGGAGGCTCTCACGATTCGTCGAAGATCCTGAGTTCTCAGATAAAGGATATGGCCTCGGGCAACGAGGAGACATTAAAATCACTTGACAGAGCCAAAGAGCTTGCCATAGCCATGAAGGCTGCGCTGCTCACTGATAATCTCGACGATTTCGGCCTTCTCTTAGATGAGGCATGGGAATCAAAGAAACGTTTTACCGCAGGCATAACGACCCCGAAGATCGACGCCATCTACGAAAAGGCCAAATCGGCCGGTGCTTTGGGAGGAAAAGTCTCGGGAGCTGGTGGCGGCGGGTTCATGTTCTTTTTCGCCAAACCGGACAAGAGATATGCAATAACTAAAGCGCTTCAGGATGAAGGGGTAAAAACAGTCAATTATTCCTTCACTGATATGGGATTATACAGCTGGGAGGTGCGATGA
- a CDS encoding GDP-mannose 4,6-dehydratase: MILITGAGGMIGSHLIDRLSCLVGKDNIIASYYKPTIDMKEIEGKAIFVETDVRYFEDLYRIVERYRPNFIYHLAAQSFPALSWDRPQETLETNVIGTANLFEAIKLIRAKDFYDPTVVVACSSAAYGYVSEQEVPIKEDHALLPLHPYGVSKAAQDLLTYQYWATYGIKGIRARIFNTTGPRKTGDVCSDLTFRAVQIEKGSIPPMLRAGNTKSRRAILDVRDLVSALILLAQRGMPGEAYNISAQKAYGVDEIIEIIEKELNASFDVQIDSTLLRPKDEPIILGDSSKLILATGWRPKHDLAATVRDMLQYWRQKLQAGLDSNKLKPVLAH, translated from the coding sequence TTGATCTTAATAACAGGAGCCGGCGGAATGATAGGAAGTCATCTCATAGACAGGCTCTCTTGCCTTGTGGGAAAAGACAATATCATAGCTTCTTATTACAAACCTACGATTGATATGAAAGAAATCGAGGGTAAGGCCATATTTGTGGAGACGGACGTACGCTACTTCGAGGATCTCTACAGAATTGTCGAACGATATAGGCCAAATTTCATATATCATCTGGCAGCCCAAAGCTTCCCTGCCCTCTCGTGGGACAGGCCGCAAGAGACCTTGGAGACAAACGTCATAGGCACTGCAAATTTATTCGAGGCGATAAAGCTCATACGAGCCAAAGATTTCTACGACCCTACTGTGGTCGTGGCATGCTCCAGCGCCGCTTACGGCTACGTAAGCGAGCAAGAAGTCCCAATAAAGGAAGATCACGCCTTACTTCCCCTGCATCCGTACGGAGTAAGCAAGGCCGCCCAAGATCTCCTTACATATCAATATTGGGCCACATATGGCATCAAAGGCATAAGGGCCAGGATATTTAACACAACGGGTCCGAGAAAGACAGGCGACGTATGTTCAGATCTTACCTTTAGAGCAGTCCAAATAGAAAAGGGCAGCATCCCACCCATGCTTCGGGCAGGAAACACAAAAAGCCGCAGGGCCATACTTGACGTCAGGGACTTGGTTTCCGCCCTTATCCTGCTTGCCCAAAGGGGCATGCCCGGCGAAGCTTACAACATCAGTGCCCAGAAAGCATATGGAGTTGATGAGATTATAGAAATCATTGAGAAAGAGCTGAATGCTTCCTTCGATGTGCAAATAGACTCGACGCTGCTGCGGCCTAAAGACGAACCCATAATACTGGGGGATTCGTCAAAGCTCATATTAGCCACAGGCTGGAGGCCCAAACATGACCTTGCCGCCACTGTAAGGGATATGCTTCAGTATTGGCGCCAAAAGCTACAGGCGGGCCTTGACAGCAACAAATTAAAGCCTGTGCTTGCACATTAA